The Thermococcus sp. region GAGTCTGTGAAAAAGCTCGTGCAGAGGGATTTTGAGGTTGGCATTAATGTCACTATTCATAAAAAGAATTTCCATACCATTTATGAACTGTTAGATTTCCTTAGTACTCTAAATATAACGACTATAAGGATACGTCCAGTTTTACCTGCTGGAAAAGCGGAGAACAATAAGGATATCCTCCTAAACAAGGACGAATTAGTTAATGTGGCACATCAGTTAAAATTGTTTATAAAACAAAACAAGAACAAGCCAGCGATAAGGATAGTTGATCCGGTTTTGTACACTTTGGTCTATCTCAATGGACAAGACCCGCCAAAAAACGTTCTTAATGGATGTACCGCCGGAGTATTCCAAGTCTATATAGATGTCTATGGGAATATCAGGCCCTGTCCTTTTTTGAACAGGAATGTGGGAAATGCCACTATCCAAAATATTGAAGAGATTGCAAGTACGGGTATTGCTAAGAAAAGAGATCAACTAGTCGGGAAATGTGGCAAATGTATATACAAGTATGTATGTGGGGGTTGTAGAGCAAGGGCCTTAATTTATTCGGGAAACATCTTAGGTAGTGATCCGCTATGCCCATTAGAGATTTAGCAAATCTCTCAAGATACTCTAAGATAACATTGTTTTTAGTAACTATAGTATCACTCGGTAAAAGCATAATTGACCCCATCTATATAGCATTCTTAGCATCAAGAACGGTCTCCAAAGAGCAAATTGGATTGCTCTTAACAATTTATTTCGTTTGCCTTTCAATATTTGACTTCCCCACCGGTGCCATCGCAGATAAATGGGGAAGAAAGAAGACTTATCTCTCAGGTGTTGGAATATATGGGTGTGGGTTAGTTTTATATGGTACGTCGACGAAATTTGGATTATTTGCAATTTCCGAAATTTTGTTGGCACTGGGGTCTGCATTCATGAGTGGCTCTTTAATTGCTTGGTACTACTCTTCTCTTAAAGAGCATAGATTAACAGAAGAAGCTAAAAGTGTATTCGGATTAATTAATGCAAGCAGGACTGTTTGTGGAGTCTTGGCAGGATTACTTGCATACCAACTGGTGTCATTTGATATAGCATATCCTTTCCTCATGGGTGGGATAATTATGTTTATAGCAGTAGGTTCTGGCTTAGTTGTAATGGAGGAAAATCGTGGGAATAATGGGAAGAATACATCTTTTTATAATATTATGAAAAATGCTCTTAGGGTCTCAATTTATAAGAAAAACCTCCTCTATTTACTCCTTGGTGATGCAATATTGTCTCTCGCATTAATTTACTATATCTACTCTTGGCAATTACTTTTTACTGATGAGCTTGATATACCTGCCAGAATGCTTGGGATCCTGTATATAATCGGAATTTTTGGCTCACTTTTTGGAAATTTCCTCTCAGGACTTTTATTAAAGAAGAGCACCAGTTTTAAAGTCAGCATTCTTAGCCAATCATTGATACTTGCAGCGTATATTGGTTTTGCACTTTCCCAGTCATTCATGTTTGCGATTCTCTGCGTTTTTATATACAATGTTGGGTTTGGTACATACGGTCCCGCATTTAGTATCTGGTTCAATGAAATTATCCCGGATGAAGCCAGAAGTTCAGTGTTATCCCTAAACAGTTCCTTGGCTTCAATTGTCGCAGCAGCTGGAAGTAGTTTCTCAGGATTAATAGCAGCAAGTTATGATATTCGGTTTGGATTCCTTGTTCTGACAGTGCCAATAGTCTCTGCAATAATGTTATTTTACATTTCAAACATTTCTTAAAAGGAGCATGCACTACCATATTAATATCACCCCAAATTCCTACCCAGGGAAAAGCTCTGGAGGCGAGACTATGAAACTGGCCCGGGCTCAGCTCCGCGAGGAGATTAAGTACACCGCAAAGCAGCTCGGCTTCAACGTTATCTGGATTCCCTGGACGACGGCGGTGATCTACTGGTTGGCGGGCTGGAATCCGGTTTCAAGCGGCACAATCGTTGGAATAACGAGCGTTTCACTCGCCATAGTGTTCCCGCTCTTCTTCAGCGGGGCGATCTTCAGGGAGAAGCTCCTCGGCATTCACGAACTCCTCCTTTCGCTTCCCTTTCATCCCACGCGTCTTCTGCTCCTCAAGACGCTCGCCGGATTCGTGATCGAAGCGGTGGGAATACTCGCGGGCGGTTTTGTCGGACTGATTCTGGCGGATTACAGCGGGGCCCACATTCCTCTAACGCTCATGCTCTCCGGCCTGCTGATTTCAACTCCCCTGCTCCTCACGTTCACCTTCTTCGTGATTTTAACAACCCTGCTCTTCCCGCCCGTATGGTTCAACGCCGTGAAGATTGCAGTGGGTTTTGTGGCGTTTTTTGTTCCCCTTTACGTTCCGAGATACTTTGGAAACGTCCTGTCCCTAAAGCTCGCCCTAGTGCTGTCTCTGGCCCTCTCGGTGGGGATTTCAATCCCTTCGCTCCTGATCTTAAGCTCCTTAGGCAACAGGCTCGCCGAGAAGACACTGCTCGTTTGAGGTGGTTCCATGATAGTCCTTGAGGACGTGGGGAAGACTATTGGCGGAAGGGAAGTCCTCCGCGGGATAAGCTTGACCGTAAAACCGGGCGAGATTCACGCCTACCTCGGCCACAACGGGGCAGGCAAAACAACTACATTCCGGCTTATCCTCGGCCTTCTCGTGCCTGACTCGGGTAGGGTTGAGGTTCTCGGTTTTAACCCTCTCAGGAATCCCGAAATAAGGGCGAGGATTGGCTACCTCCCCGAGTACGACCTCCTCTACCCGAACCTTTCAGTATGGGACAACCTAAGGCGCTACGCCCTGCTGAAGGGGGTTTTCGATGGGAGGGAGCTGAGGAACCTGCTGGAGTTTTTTGAACTTGAGGAATACTCCAAAAAGAAGGTTTCAGCCCTCTCCAGTGGAACTCAGCGGAGGGTTGCGATGGCGAGGACTTTTCTCGGAAGCCCAGAGGTTTTGATTCTGGACGAGCCGACGAAGGGCCTTGACCCGGAGTGGAGGCTAGAGTTCAAGCGCTTTCTCAAAGACTACGCGAGGGAAAACAACGCCTCCGTTCTCTTTTCGACCCACATACTAAGCGACGTTGATGAGGTCTGCAGGAAGGTTACCATAATAAGGGACGGACGAGTGCTGTTCTCCGGAACCCTTGAGGAGTTTAGAAAGAGCGTTCCGGCGAGGGGGGTTCTGGTGAAGGTCAGGGAAGTGGAAAAGGCCCTAGCAGTTCTTGAGAAAGCAGAGTATGCTCCGAAGCTTCTTAAGGGCTACATCCTCGTCGAAAACGCCGAGCCTTCTAATGTTAACGGACTTCTAGTCAGAAATGGGATAACTGTCGAGGAGATAAAGCGCAACGAGCCATCGCTGGAGGAAGTGTATTCTATGCTCTATGAGAGGGGGATTGCTCACACCTGACCGGAAACCCTTTAGGATTGAGCAGGCAAATAACCATCATGCCCGATGAAGACCTCGCCAGGGAAGTCCAAGAACTCAGGAAGGCGCTCGAAGCGATGAAGGCGAGCTTCGAAGTCGTTTCACGGATGGCCCAGTCCTACCTCAGGCTCCTTAATGTTTACGCTGAGTACGGTGGGTTGGGTATAGACGTCGTCATCCCGGAGATAAAGCACGACCCGATAGCGAGGGAGATTGTGAAGATTCTCTTCGATCTCAGGAAGGTGAACGTGAGTCAGATTGCAAGGGAGCTGAAGGGCAGGCGCGGTAAGGCCTCCCGCAACACAGTCCGGGCGAAGCTGGAGGAGCTTGAGAGGCTGGGCGTCGTTAGGGAGATCCCCGCGGAGAGAGGCAAGGTCTACACCCTCTCCAGGGACGTGGTCAAGAGGTGGTTAAAGCTGATCGGAATGCCGATTAGGTTTGAGCAGACCAATGATTATTGAGGTGGTTGATATGGCGAACGTTGAGGAAATTGAGATTGAAAAAAAGGGCCCGGCCCAGCTGGAGAAGCTGCTTGAGGAGCTGACGGAAGAGATAAGAAACGCCAGGAGCGAAGAGGAAGTGAAAGTCCTTAAGGAAAAAGCCGGGGCCGTCGAGAAGCTGATAGAGGCCTACGAGGGGGATAAAGACCTCGATAAGGTCGCCGTCCTGATGGATAGGATAGGCCCTATGATAGAGGACATCCTTGGCCCTCTTAAGGAACTTCTGAACGAGCTTTACAGCCCGGAGAAGATGCAGACCATGGGCAAGAGCGTGGCCGAGTTCTACAAGAACCTCATCGAGGCGGGGATGGACAAGGAGACTGCGACGGAGCTGACGAAGGAGTACATGCGGAGCATCAACGCCCCCAAAACCCTCCTTGAGACCCTAACTGAGCTGATGAAGGGTAAGGGGGACCATTTCGGACCATCCAACATCATCCACGGAAAGGATAAGACAGTGGGCGCCAAGAATGAGAGGGAGGAAGAGTGAGAACCGTTCGTCCCCTTCTTAAATTTCTCTTCTTCC contains the following coding sequences:
- a CDS encoding radical SAM protein, coding for MEACLFPEIEITTACNLQCRHCRVPATSPDFMSPTLFKRIIENLVKIDIPYLTLSGGEPLLHPDLFQFLDISFENDIEQVGIMTNVTLLNNKMLNKLERYKRYGEVCIGTSIDGFQEIHDWYRNKKGAFNKTLESVKKLVQRDFEVGINVTIHKKNFHTIYELLDFLSTLNITTIRIRPVLPAGKAENNKDILLNKDELVNVAHQLKLFIKQNKNKPAIRIVDPVLYTLVYLNGQDPPKNVLNGCTAGVFQVYIDVYGNIRPCPFLNRNVGNATIQNIEEIASTGIAKKRDQLVGKCGKCIYKYVCGGCRARALIYSGNILGSDPLCPLEI
- a CDS encoding MFS transporter, whose amino-acid sequence is MPIRDLANLSRYSKITLFLVTIVSLGKSIIDPIYIAFLASRTVSKEQIGLLLTIYFVCLSIFDFPTGAIADKWGRKKTYLSGVGIYGCGLVLYGTSTKFGLFAISEILLALGSAFMSGSLIAWYYSSLKEHRLTEEAKSVFGLINASRTVCGVLAGLLAYQLVSFDIAYPFLMGGIIMFIAVGSGLVVMEENRGNNGKNTSFYNIMKNALRVSIYKKNLLYLLLGDAILSLALIYYIYSWQLLFTDELDIPARMLGILYIIGIFGSLFGNFLSGLLLKKSTSFKVSILSQSLILAAYIGFALSQSFMFAILCVFIYNVGFGTYGPAFSIWFNEIIPDEARSSVLSLNSSLASIVAAAGSSFSGLIAASYDIRFGFLVLTVPIVSAIMLFYISNIS
- a CDS encoding ABC transporter ATP-binding protein; its protein translation is MIVLEDVGKTIGGREVLRGISLTVKPGEIHAYLGHNGAGKTTTFRLILGLLVPDSGRVEVLGFNPLRNPEIRARIGYLPEYDLLYPNLSVWDNLRRYALLKGVFDGRELRNLLEFFELEEYSKKKVSALSSGTQRRVAMARTFLGSPEVLILDEPTKGLDPEWRLEFKRFLKDYARENNASVLFSTHILSDVDEVCRKVTIIRDGRVLFSGTLEEFRKSVPARGVLVKVREVEKALAVLEKAEYAPKLLKGYILVENAEPSNVNGLLVRNGITVEEIKRNEPSLEEVYSMLYERGIAHT
- a CDS encoding BlaI/MecI/CopY family transcriptional regulator, with the protein product MPDEDLAREVQELRKALEAMKASFEVVSRMAQSYLRLLNVYAEYGGLGIDVVIPEIKHDPIAREIVKILFDLRKVNVSQIARELKGRRGKASRNTVRAKLEELERLGVVREIPAERGKVYTLSRDVVKRWLKLIGMPIRFEQTNDY